A genomic stretch from Chloroflexota bacterium includes:
- a CDS encoding amino acid ABC transporter substrate-binding protein translates to MKARCDNPPSIGGMMPKAINMTPLRLRPFTAYAILCGVMVLSLAACSSGAASPKACTDGSRVLNVGFYAFFTPVSYSADEDPNSEGFNTHVGYEADLLTALEAMKGTGLSFSRRGIAPWDDIWLQSAGPDYDIVGEGITILDSRRRDAAGKQVVLFTSGHIAFRQSLLVRAEDSERLASYADLTSDV, encoded by the coding sequence TTGAAAGCACGCTGCGACAATCCGCCGTCGATTGGCGGGATGATGCCCAAAGCGATTAACATGACTCCACTTCGCTTGCGTCCGTTCACCGCTTATGCCATCCTATGTGGCGTGATGGTTCTTTCGCTTGCCGCCTGCTCCTCTGGTGCCGCTTCGCCGAAAGCATGCACCGACGGAAGCCGTGTTCTCAACGTCGGCTTCTACGCCTTCTTCACTCCCGTCAGCTACAGTGCCGACGAAGATCCCAATTCAGAGGGATTCAACACTCACGTCGGCTACGAGGCGGACCTGCTCACAGCGCTCGAGGCCATGAAGGGCACGGGGCTTTCCTTCTCCCGTCGCGGCATCGCACCTTGGGATGACATCTGGCTGCAGTCTGCGGGCCCAGATTACGACATTGTTGGCGAAGGCATCACGATTCTCGACTCCAGGCGACGCGACGCCGCAGGCAAACAGGTAGTCCTATTCACCTCCGGCCACATCGCCTTTCGCCAGTCGCTACTCGTGAGGGCAGAAGACTCGGAACGCCTAGCCTCATATGCCGACCTGACCAGTGACGTCTGA
- a CDS encoding trypsin-like peptidase domain-containing protein yields the protein MLLDKNFRRFVVAIFDGDEPSSSEPIGSGFLYAVRDTGVRELLGSDITSESTWNVWLVTAKHVLENQNVGSMIQTRNSIRVRIYVDLDYVIDVDDDNWYRHTDADVAVYKLNYPLSKDEFYKWAVAGQNDCLREEMQKYQLEESQQVVLMGFPYGWAEVSQDDPVVRLGAIAQIQGWFREEMDYFLVDGHGFPGMSGGPVVSIPDCLHILGEYGDDMSLNRNVIVGMISERTFSQIEGAETSDGYSPHIEESGDLVRVVPMDTIFETIQMAISELM from the coding sequence ATGCTGTTGGACAAAAACTTTCGTAGGTTTGTAGTCGCTATTTTTGATGGCGATGAACCTTCAAGTTCGGAGCCAATAGGGTCTGGGTTCTTGTACGCAGTTCGTGATACGGGTGTTCGTGAGTTGCTAGGATCTGATATTACGTCGGAATCAACTTGGAATGTATGGCTAGTTACGGCTAAGCATGTATTGGAGAATCAAAATGTAGGCTCGATGATACAAACTAGAAACTCTATACGAGTGCGAATTTATGTCGACCTTGATTACGTGATAGACGTGGATGATGATAACTGGTATAGGCATACTGATGCTGATGTGGCAGTCTATAAATTAAACTACCCTTTAAGTAAGGATGAGTTCTACAAGTGGGCGGTAGCAGGTCAGAATGACTGTCTTCGGGAAGAGATGCAAAAATATCAACTGGAAGAGAGTCAACAAGTAGTCCTTATGGGCTTTCCTTATGGTTGGGCTGAGGTAAGTCAGGATGACCCTGTGGTTCGGTTAGGAGCGATAGCACAGATTCAAGGATGGTTTAGAGAGGAGATGGACTATTTCTTAGTCGATGGGCACGGGTTTCCTGGAATGAGCGGCGGCCCCGTTGTGTCGATTCCGGACTGCCTGCATATCCTTGGTGAGTACGGTGATGATATGTCACTTAATCGCAATGTGATTGTGGGGATGATTAGCGAAAGAACATTCTCTCAGATTGAAGGTGCCGAGACGAGTGATGGGTATTCACCCCACATAGAAGAGTCGGGAGATTTGGTGCGAGTCGTACCTATGGATACGATATTCGAGACAATCCAGATGGCCATATCCGAGCTGATGTAA
- a CDS encoding response regulator, translating to MHARTYGGDRMNPEERHYTEIAALRERLSRLSEASLRITEDLDLDTVLQRVVDCARLLTGASRGGLTVIDDAGQFQAFFTSGLTEEAHRDFVNLPGGLEIFAYLGSLREPLRIADFSAYTEALGLPVIGPPLEPLGSFLSAPISFESARVGNLYLSDKHGEEGFSQEDEDTLVLFASQAALAIANARRHSEERRARADLEALIDTSPVGVVVFDALTGAPKSINREVRRIVDILRDPDQTPEDLLEVVTFRRADGREVSLKEFPMAQLLSAAKMVRAEEIVLRVSDGRQVTVLLNATPIPGQDGTVESVVVTMQDMTPLEEVERLRADFLAMVSHELRAPLTSIKGSAATVLGSTTDMDPSLVRQFFRIVDDQADHMNELVSDLLDVARIETGALRVSPEPAEVSLLVDRARSAFGSAGGGNRLEIDVEPGLPLVMADRRRIVQVLVNLLTNAAHHSPPSSVIRLAAAREEVHVAVTVSDEGRGIPAERLPHLFRKFSGGRPEEPGGDTGLGLAICKGIVEAHGGRIRAESDGPGLGARFTFTLPTIGEVGSSAPDPVSTRSSQRRAVETGGQVPVLAVDDDPQALAYVRDAIAAAGYRPVVTGDPEEALRLMEEERPRLALLDLMLPDADGVELMEAILKVSDVPVIFISAYGREELIARAFDHGAVDYVVKPFSATELAARIRSALRRREVSEPSEPYVYGDLTVDFARRRAFLEGQPVPLVALEYRLLAELAANAGRVLTYEHLLERVWDRKNSEDVRPIRTILSKLRRKLGDNADRPTYVFTEPRVGYRMLAGETPGEEPQRPEPDALTS from the coding sequence ATGCATGCCCGCACCTACGGAGGAGACCGAATGAACCCAGAGGAACGGCACTACACGGAGATAGCAGCCCTGCGGGAGCGCCTCTCACGCCTGAGCGAGGCAAGCCTGCGCATCACCGAGGACCTGGACCTGGACACCGTCCTGCAACGAGTGGTGGACTGTGCGCGCCTGCTCACCGGTGCAAGCCGGGGCGGGCTCACCGTCATAGACGATGCGGGGCAGTTCCAGGCCTTCTTCACTTCGGGCCTGACCGAGGAGGCACACCGGGATTTCGTGAACCTGCCCGGAGGATTGGAGATCTTCGCCTACCTGGGCAGCCTGCGCGAACCCCTGCGGATAGCCGACTTCTCCGCCTATACCGAGGCGCTGGGGCTGCCGGTAATCGGTCCGCCGCTGGAACCGCTGGGCAGCTTCCTCAGCGCGCCCATCAGTTTCGAGAGCGCACGGGTGGGCAACCTCTACCTGTCGGACAAGCATGGGGAGGAGGGATTCAGCCAGGAGGACGAGGACACGCTGGTGCTCTTCGCCTCCCAGGCGGCGCTTGCCATCGCCAATGCTCGCCGCCACAGCGAGGAGCGCCGCGCCCGCGCCGACCTGGAGGCGCTGATAGACACCTCACCCGTGGGCGTTGTGGTCTTCGACGCCCTAACGGGAGCCCCTAAGTCCATCAACCGCGAGGTGAGGAGGATAGTGGACATCCTGCGGGACCCGGACCAGACGCCGGAAGACCTCTTGGAGGTGGTGACCTTCCGGCGTGCCGACGGGAGGGAAGTCTCACTGAAGGAGTTTCCCATGGCCCAGCTTCTGAGCGCCGCGAAGATGGTGCGGGCCGAGGAGATAGTCCTGCGGGTCTCCGACGGGAGACAGGTCACGGTGTTGCTCAACGCAACACCCATTCCCGGGCAGGATGGTACGGTCGAGTCGGTGGTGGTCACCATGCAGGACATGACGCCGCTGGAGGAAGTGGAGCGGCTGCGCGCCGACTTTCTGGCAATGGTGAGCCACGAGCTGCGCGCGCCCCTGACTTCTATCAAGGGCTCCGCCGCCACGGTGCTGGGTTCGACAACGGACATGGATCCCTCGCTGGTACGCCAGTTCTTTCGGATCGTAGATGACCAGGCCGACCACATGAACGAACTGGTCTCCGACCTGTTGGACGTGGCGCGCATCGAGACGGGCGCGCTGCGGGTCAGCCCCGAACCGGCGGAGGTGTCCCTGCTGGTGGACCGTGCCAGGAGCGCATTCGGCAGCGCAGGCGGCGGCAACCGCCTGGAGATCGACGTCGAGCCGGGCCTGCCTCTGGTGATGGCGGACCGGCGGCGCATCGTGCAGGTGCTGGTGAATCTGCTGACCAACGCGGCGCACCACTCCCCGCCGAGCTCGGTCATCCGGCTGGCTGCCGCGCGGGAGGAGGTTCACGTGGCGGTTACGGTGTCAGACGAGGGACGGGGCATACCGGCGGAGCGGCTGCCGCACCTGTTCCGCAAGTTCTCCGGGGGCAGGCCGGAGGAGCCGGGCGGGGACACGGGCTTAGGACTGGCAATCTGCAAGGGAATCGTGGAGGCTCACGGGGGCCGCATCCGTGCCGAGAGCGACGGCCCTGGACTTGGCGCGCGCTTCACATTCACACTTCCCACTATCGGGGAAGTCGGTAGCAGCGCCCCTGACCCGGTATCGACCCGTTCATCGCAGCGCAGGGCGGTGGAGACGGGAGGGCAGGTGCCGGTGCTGGCGGTGGACGACGACCCACAGGCACTCGCCTATGTCCGCGACGCCATCGCCGCGGCGGGCTACCGGCCGGTGGTGACCGGGGACCCGGAGGAGGCGCTGCGCCTGATGGAAGAGGAGCGGCCCCGGCTTGCCCTGCTGGACCTGATGCTGCCCGATGCCGACGGCGTGGAACTGATGGAGGCCATCCTCAAGGTGTCGGACGTGCCGGTCATCTTCATCTCTGCCTATGGGCGGGAGGAACTCATCGCCCGCGCCTTCGACCATGGGGCCGTGGACTACGTGGTCAAGCCCTTCTCTGCCACTGAGCTTGCCGCCCGCATCCGTTCTGCCCTGCGCCGGCGTGAAGTGTCCGAGCCGTCGGAACCCTATGTGTATGGAGATCTGACCGTTGACTTCGCACGGCGCAGGGCGTTTCTGGAGGGACAACCGGTGCCCCTGGTGGCGCTGGAGTACCGGCTACTGGCCGAGCTTGCGGCAAACGCCGGGCGTGTGCTGACCTACGAGCATCTGCTGGAGCGGGTCTGGGACAGAAAGAACAGCGAGGACGTACGGCCGATACGCACCATCTTGAGTAAGCTGCGCCGCAAACTGGGTGACAACGCGGACCGCCCCACCTACGTCTTCACCGAGCCACGTGTGGGCTACCGGATGCTCGCGGGGGAAACGCCGGGTGAGGAACCTCAACGCCCTGAACCGGACGCCCTTACTTCATAA
- a CDS encoding mandelate racemase/muconate lactonizing enzyme family protein, whose product MKITDASMEIYRWDRPVPIRNGMYTYPTVALNLIKIETDAGLTGYGYMGGEHVTDEMTMGVFDNMKQFVIGKDPFDNERIWDEMWQPKLVGRRGVSTRAISGIDIALWDIKGKATGTPVHKLLGGFTDRIPVYIAGGYYEEGKGLRELAAEMETAVEMGSNAVKMKIGGAPINEDVERIRTVREAVGPDVKVLMDANCAYRYYEAIELARKAERYDVFWFEEPVNPDDYEGHRLISRSTSIPVATGENEYTRYGFRDLINNRCAAIIQPDALIMGGVSEFMKVAALASAHDLPIAPHGKQEVHIHLVSAIPNGLILEYYAGAFDPMHGKVFEEQLEVAEGHVQAPDRPGFGFTPNFAALAPYRVM is encoded by the coding sequence ATGAAAATTACTGATGCCTCTATGGAGATTTACCGCTGGGACAGGCCTGTGCCTATTCGCAATGGGATGTACACTTACCCGACCGTCGCGCTTAATCTTATCAAGATTGAGACGGACGCGGGCCTCACCGGGTACGGATATATGGGCGGCGAGCATGTTACCGACGAGATGACGATGGGCGTGTTCGACAATATGAAGCAGTTCGTCATCGGCAAGGACCCGTTCGACAACGAGCGTATTTGGGACGAGATGTGGCAGCCTAAGCTCGTCGGCAGACGCGGGGTGTCCACGCGAGCCATCAGCGGCATCGACATCGCGCTCTGGGACATCAAGGGCAAGGCGACCGGCACGCCCGTGCACAAGTTGCTCGGCGGCTTTACCGACCGCATACCCGTCTATATCGCGGGCGGATACTACGAAGAAGGGAAAGGTTTGCGCGAACTCGCAGCCGAGATGGAGACCGCCGTCGAGATGGGTTCGAACGCGGTGAAGATGAAGATAGGCGGCGCTCCCATCAACGAAGATGTGGAGCGCATCCGCACGGTGCGCGAGGCTGTCGGACCTGATGTGAAGGTGCTGATGGACGCCAACTGCGCGTATCGCTACTATGAAGCAATTGAACTGGCGCGTAAGGCGGAACGCTACGATGTCTTCTGGTTCGAGGAGCCGGTGAACCCGGACGACTACGAAGGTCATCGGCTCATCAGCCGCTCAACATCCATCCCGGTTGCGACCGGCGAGAACGAGTACACGCGATACGGATTCCGCGACCTTATCAATAACCGCTGCGCCGCGATAATACAGCCGGATGCGCTGATAATGGGCGGCGTGAGCGAGTTCATGAAAGTCGCGGCATTGGCTTCCGCGCACGACCTACCCATCGCGCCGCATGGCAAGCAGGAAGTTCACATCCACCTGGTATCGGCGATACCGAACGGGCTGATACTGGAATACTATGCGGGCGCGTTCGACCCGATGCACGGCAAAGTCTTCGAAGAGCAACTCGAAGTCGCAGAGGGTCATGTGCAAGCGCCCGACCGCCCCGGCTTCGGCTTCACTCCTAACTTCGCAGCGCTGGCGCCGTATCGTGTGATGTAG
- a CDS encoding 50S ribosomal protein L25, which produces MMDVHSLSLSQRTVTGKKVKQLRRQGILPVHMYGSGIDAQSLQGTAGELRRLLPQVGTNVPVSIEVEGSDQENICFVREVQRHPVTEDLLHIDFMRVDVTQTISAEVPITLVGSAPATQQGGTLLQSLTSLLVEALPMDIPVSIEADISGLDDFDKSIVVSDISVGDNVAILTDSDEFVARVAAPRVEAEDFGIDELEDEEMEEGEEDEEVEE; this is translated from the coding sequence ATGATGGATGTGCATTCCCTAAGCCTGTCGCAGCGTACTGTGACGGGCAAGAAGGTCAAGCAGCTGCGCAGGCAGGGCATATTGCCTGTGCATATGTACGGCAGCGGCATTGATGCTCAGTCGCTGCAAGGCACGGCCGGCGAACTTCGCCGCCTGTTGCCGCAAGTGGGCACGAACGTCCCCGTGTCCATCGAGGTCGAAGGCTCTGACCAAGAGAATATCTGCTTCGTGCGCGAGGTGCAGCGACACCCCGTAACCGAAGACCTGCTGCATATCGACTTTATGCGCGTGGATGTTACGCAGACCATCAGCGCGGAAGTGCCCATCACGCTCGTGGGCAGCGCGCCTGCTACTCAGCAAGGCGGCACGTTGCTGCAATCGCTCACCAGCCTGCTTGTTGAGGCACTGCCGATGGACATACCCGTGTCCATCGAGGCGGACATCAGCGGCTTGGACGACTTCGACAAATCCATCGTCGTCAGCGATATCTCGGTCGGCGATAATGTTGCGATCCTCACCGATAGCGACGAGTTCGTTGCCAGAGTCGCCGCGCCACGCGTCGAAGCGGAAGACTTCGGCATTGACGAGCTCGAAGACGAAGAGATGGAAGAGGGTGAAGAAGACGAAGAAGTCGAAGAATAA
- a CDS encoding MFS transporter, which translates to MIAIRRPAVTPRTQAFSAGFRRTFESLGNFNFALLWVGMLFLMAGTQMQMLAQGYLAYEITGSGTILGIINLGIAVPLLTVPLFGGALADKIDRKLLIQGAQLVAALLALVLGVMIDTEVIAWQHLMISSMVQGALFSFMMPARQAIIPQLVGQNRLTNAMALNAAGMSAMSMAAPAGAGFLYDWAGAWNLYYVIAALSFIAVVLTSLINTPRDTAPKKQTAMVRDIWDGIAYISQRRILVVLLIVGLLTTILAMPFRFILPVFVVDIYKQQADSMGLLTAIMGFGAMAGAMYVAAIGRKNRGMLLILSSLLSGIGLLLVAAIPIYYAATVIMVILGIGDAGRMSLNQALLIELSDNEYRGRVMSIFMLNFGFMPLGTFPAGLMIDYLGGQAVVGMMGIGLVAVTAGIFVTQKQLRGIA; encoded by the coding sequence ATGATTGCAATCAGGCGTCCCGCCGTAACGCCGCGAACACAGGCGTTTTCGGCAGGTTTCCGGCGCACATTCGAGTCTCTCGGCAACTTCAACTTCGCGCTGCTCTGGGTGGGCATGCTTTTCCTGATGGCGGGCACGCAGATGCAGATGCTCGCGCAGGGCTACCTCGCCTACGAAATCACCGGCAGCGGCACCATACTCGGCATCATCAACCTGGGCATCGCCGTGCCGCTGCTCACGGTGCCGCTGTTCGGCGGCGCGCTCGCGGACAAGATCGACCGCAAACTTCTGATTCAGGGCGCGCAGCTTGTGGCGGCGCTGCTGGCGCTCGTGCTCGGCGTGATGATAGACACCGAGGTTATCGCGTGGCAGCACCTGATGATTTCGTCGATGGTGCAAGGCGCGCTGTTCTCGTTCATGATGCCCGCGCGACAGGCAATCATCCCGCAGCTCGTCGGGCAGAACCGCCTGACGAACGCGATGGCGCTGAACGCCGCGGGCATGAGCGCGATGTCCATGGCGGCGCCGGCCGGAGCGGGCTTCCTATACGACTGGGCAGGCGCGTGGAACCTGTACTATGTCATCGCCGCGCTCAGCTTCATCGCGGTCGTGCTGACGAGCCTCATCAACACGCCGCGCGATACCGCGCCTAAAAAGCAGACGGCGATGGTGCGCGACATTTGGGACGGTATAGCGTATATATCGCAGCGGCGGATTCTGGTCGTGCTTCTGATAGTCGGGCTGTTAACGACGATATTGGCGATGCCGTTCCGCTTCATTCTGCCCGTGTTCGTGGTGGACATTTACAAGCAGCAAGCGGACTCGATGGGTCTGCTGACGGCTATAATGGGCTTCGGCGCGATGGCGGGCGCGATGTATGTCGCCGCCATCGGCAGGAAGAACCGCGGCATGCTTCTGATATTATCCAGCCTGCTGTCGGGCATCGGGTTGCTGCTGGTCGCAGCTATCCCGATATACTACGCCGCCACCGTCATAATGGTAATCCTGGGCATCGGAGACGCAGGGCGGATGTCGCTGAATCAGGCACTGCTAATCGAACTGTCCGACAACGAATATCGCGGCCGCGTGATGAGCATTTTCATGCTGAACTTCGGCTTCATGCCGCTAGGCACATTCCCGGCCGGCTTGATGATCGACTATCTGGGCGGCCAAGCCGTAGTCGGTATGATGGGCATAGGATTAGTAGCCGTAACCGCCGGCATTTTCGTCACCCAAAAGCAACTGCGCGGTATAGCATGA
- a CDS encoding FAD-binding oxidoreductase: MPIVNDVHSQLNETEMRRVVRPGSAAELQRVVAAVRDEGGSLSVAGGRHAMGGQQFLDGGTLLDMRGLNRIISLDSERGLLRVEAGIMWSDLVSGLRDMQHGQQRRWSIVQKQTGADRLSIGGALAANGHGRGLTYKPIVQDVESFDVVDAAGGLRHCSRAENAELFSLAIGGYGLFGVIYEVTLRLQLAHRVRRVVEITTIDRLESLFRQRIADGFTYGDFQYKTDETSPCFLRDGVMSCYIPMPEYDAPKPELDAPQPLNMLSEQDWRGLLYLSHADKARAFEQYAGFYMSTDGQTYDSDTFQLSQYIDDYHRELDAILNSPVKGTETITELYVPLPSLADFMDAAARELNRRKANVIYGTIRLIERDDETFLNWARRHYACVVFNLHVDHTDAGIAQTADALRALIDLATERGGSYFLTYNKFATQQQLARCYPQFPEFLAKKREYDPDGVFSSDWLRAYSL, from the coding sequence ATGCCGATAGTGAATGATGTTCACTCGCAGCTGAATGAGACGGAGATGCGGCGGGTAGTGAGGCCGGGGTCGGCTGCGGAGTTGCAGCGGGTGGTTGCTGCTGTGCGGGATGAAGGGGGCAGTCTCAGTGTTGCCGGCGGGCGGCATGCCATGGGCGGGCAGCAGTTCCTTGATGGCGGCACGCTGTTGGATATGCGCGGCTTGAATCGCATTATCTCTCTGGATTCCGAACGCGGATTGCTGCGTGTTGAAGCGGGCATCATGTGGTCGGACCTCGTGAGCGGACTGCGCGATATGCAGCATGGGCAGCAACGGCGCTGGAGCATCGTGCAGAAGCAGACTGGCGCGGACAGGCTGAGCATCGGCGGCGCGCTGGCGGCAAATGGACATGGTCGCGGGCTGACATACAAGCCCATCGTGCAGGATGTCGAGTCGTTCGATGTGGTGGACGCGGCCGGTGGCTTGCGCCATTGCAGCCGCGCGGAGAATGCCGAGCTGTTCAGTCTTGCCATCGGCGGCTATGGCCTGTTCGGCGTGATATACGAGGTTACGCTGCGGCTACAGCTCGCCCACAGAGTGCGCCGCGTCGTGGAAATTACGACCATCGACAGGCTCGAATCGCTGTTCAGGCAGCGCATCGCGGACGGCTTCACATACGGCGATTTCCAGTACAAGACGGACGAGACATCGCCGTGTTTCCTGCGCGACGGCGTGATGTCGTGCTACATTCCCATGCCGGAATATGATGCGCCGAAGCCGGAGTTGGACGCGCCGCAGCCGCTCAATATGCTCAGCGAACAGGATTGGCGCGGGCTACTGTATCTGTCGCACGCGGACAAGGCGCGCGCATTTGAGCAGTACGCAGGCTTTTACATGAGCACGGACGGGCAGACATACGACAGCGACACATTCCAGCTGAGCCAGTACATAGACGACTATCACCGCGAGTTGGACGCCATCTTGAACTCGCCGGTGAAGGGCACCGAGACTATCACCGAGCTGTATGTTCCGCTGCCGTCTCTAGCGGACTTCATGGACGCCGCCGCGCGAGAATTGAACCGGCGCAAGGCGAATGTCATCTATGGCACGATACGGCTAATCGAGCGCGACGACGAGACATTTCTGAATTGGGCTAGGCGGCATTACGCCTGCGTCGTATTCAACCTGCATGTGGATCACACCGACGCGGGCATAGCGCAGACGGCGGACGCGCTGCGAGCGCTAATCGACCTAGCCACCGAGCGTGGCGGCAGCTACTTCCTGACATACAACAAGTTCGCTACGCAGCAGCAGCTTGCACGCTGCTACCCGCAGTTCCCGGAATTCTTGGCGAAGAAGAGGGAGTACGACCCGGACGGCGTGTTTTCAAGCGACTGGCTGCGGGCTTATTCGTTGTAA
- the moaC gene encoding cyclic pyranopterin monophosphate synthase MoaC, with protein sequence MTERRLTHIDQSGNASMVDVSAKPDTERIAIAAGSVVMRPETLRLVADNAFDKGDVLAVARIAGIMGAKQTSTLIPLCHPLPLSRIAVDFELDSDANAVNITAEAKTTGKTGVEMEALTAVSIAALTIYDMCKAVDRAMQIESVRLIRKSGGQSGDFYNE encoded by the coding sequence ATGACCGAACGACGCCTAACCCACATTGACCAAAGCGGCAACGCGAGTATGGTTGATGTGAGCGCCAAGCCGGACACCGAGCGCATCGCGATCGCTGCAGGCAGCGTGGTGATGCGGCCTGAAACGCTGCGCCTCGTCGCCGACAACGCCTTCGACAAGGGCGATGTGCTTGCTGTAGCCCGAATAGCGGGCATTATGGGCGCAAAGCAGACATCGACTCTCATCCCGCTCTGCCACCCGCTTCCCCTCAGCCGCATCGCCGTCGATTTTGAATTAGACTCGGACGCCAACGCCGTGAACATCACCGCCGAGGCTAAGACCACCGGCAAAACGGGCGTCGAAATGGAAGCGCTAACCGCCGTCAGCATAGCCGCCCTGACCATCTACGACATGTGCAAAGCAGTAGATCGCGCCATGCAAATCGAATCAGTGCGCCTAATAAGAAAGAGCGGTGGGCAGAGCGGCGACTTTTACAACGAATAA
- the rnhA gene encoding ribonuclease HI — MSDRVVIYTDGACSGNPGPGGYGAVLQYGDSSKELSRGFRKTTNNRMELLAVIEGLKALKRPCEVTVFSDSKYIVDAVNKGWARRWQANGWKRNKRERALNPDLWAQLLDLLNTHDVNLQWVKGHAGNPGNERADALAVAASRGDVLPIDTGYESGS, encoded by the coding sequence ATGTCAGACAGAGTTGTCATCTATACGGACGGCGCATGCTCCGGCAATCCGGGGCCCGGCGGCTATGGCGCCGTACTGCAATACGGCGACAGTAGCAAGGAACTCAGCAGAGGATTTCGCAAGACCACAAACAACCGCATGGAGTTGCTTGCCGTCATCGAAGGATTGAAGGCGCTCAAGCGTCCCTGCGAAGTGACCGTATTCAGCGATTCCAAGTACATCGTGGACGCTGTGAATAAGGGCTGGGCGCGACGCTGGCAGGCGAATGGCTGGAAGCGCAACAAGAGGGAAAGGGCGCTCAACCCCGACCTATGGGCGCAATTACTGGACTTGTTGAACACGCACGATGTAAACCTGCAATGGGTAAAAGGGCACGCCGGCAACCCCGGCAACGAGCGCGCCGATGCCCTAGCCGTAGCCGCGTCGCGCGGGGATGTCTTGCCTATAGATACGGGCTACGAGTCAGGGAGTTAA
- the moaA gene encoding GTP 3',8-cyclase MoaA, with translation MTTITDTHTDTQTIAVLDKFRRPLRDLRISVTDRCNFRCTYCMPAEIFGERYEFLPRADLLSFEEIARLTRIFVSLGVVKVRLTGGEPLVRAEIEKLVAMLANIDGIGDLTMTTNAYLLPQKATALRNAGLHRLSVSLDTLDDAIFREMNGRGFGVARVLEGIAAAEDAGFRPIKVNAVVQKGVNDHTLVDLARYFREHGHIMRFIEYMDVGNLNGWRLDDVVSAEEIVARIDAEMPLEPAERNYRGEVANRYRYKDGGGEIGVIASVTQPFCGDCTRLRLSPEGTLFTCLFGVNGTDLRTPMRDGADDAELTNIIRGTWSVRTDRYSEERSSMTDELRTLRKKVEMYHIGG, from the coding sequence ATGACCACTATTACTGACACCCATACTGACACACAGACAATTGCCGTGCTGGACAAGTTCCGGCGGCCCCTGCGCGATTTGCGGATCTCGGTTACCGACCGATGCAACTTTCGATGCACATACTGCATGCCGGCTGAGATATTCGGCGAACGCTACGAATTTCTGCCGCGCGCGGACTTGCTGAGTTTCGAGGAGATAGCGCGGCTGACGCGAATCTTCGTGAGTCTTGGCGTTGTCAAGGTGCGACTGACCGGCGGCGAACCGCTCGTGCGCGCCGAGATAGAGAAGCTCGTTGCGATGCTGGCGAACATCGATGGCATCGGCGACCTGACGATGACCACCAACGCCTACCTGCTGCCGCAAAAGGCGACCGCGCTGCGCAACGCGGGCTTGCACCGGCTCAGTGTGAGCCTCGACACGCTGGATGACGCGATATTCCGCGAGATGAACGGTCGCGGATTCGGTGTGGCGCGCGTACTGGAAGGAATCGCCGCGGCAGAGGACGCCGGCTTCCGTCCCATCAAGGTTAACGCCGTAGTGCAAAAGGGAGTCAATGACCACACCTTGGTGGACCTGGCGCGCTACTTCCGAGAGCATGGCCACATCATGCGCTTCATTGAGTACATGGATGTGGGCAACCTCAATGGCTGGCGTCTCGACGATGTGGTGTCCGCAGAAGAGATTGTCGCGCGCATAGACGCCGAGATGCCGCTCGAACCGGCAGAGCGCAACTATCGTGGCGAGGTCGCCAATCGCTACCGATACAAGGACGGCGGCGGCGAAATCGGCGTAATTGCCTCAGTAACGCAACCCTTCTGCGGAGATTGCACTCGCCTGCGCCTTTCGCCCGAGGGCACGCTCTTCACATGCCTGTTCGGCGTCAACGGCACGGACCTGCGAACTCCCATGCGTGATGGCGCGGATGACGCCGAACTCACCAACATCATTCGTGGCACATGGAGCGTCCGCACCGACCGCTACTCCGAAGAGCGCTCCTCCATGACCGACGAACTCAGAACCCTCCGCAAGAAAGTCGAGATGTACCACATCGGCGGATAG